A single Dunckerocampus dactyliophorus isolate RoL2022-P2 chromosome 2, RoL_Ddac_1.1, whole genome shotgun sequence DNA region contains:
- the LOC129171936 gene encoding muscleblind-like protein 1 isoform X13 has translation MVMLAQHMQLANAMMPGTQLPPMPMFSVTPGLATNASAAAAAAAAAFNPYLSPVSPGLMPPEILPNTPVLMASSPTVSQVPNAAAAAQKLLRTDRLEVCREYQRGNCSRGEDDCRFAHPADSTMIDTNDNTVTVCMDYIKGRCSREKCKYFHPPAHLQAKIKATQHQVNQASAAAAMTQSAVKSLKRPLDATFDLGIAPSVMAPLPKRAALEKANGASAVFNTGMLQYQQALASMQFQQQAAFLPSGSILCMTPAAGVVPMMHGGTPVTVSAATTSATSVPFATASTNQDSSLSKLTTNEYMQLIPIISADHLSSHKYLTQM, from the exons ATGGTGATGCTGGCCCAGCACATGCAGCTCGCCAATGCCATGATGCCTGGCACGCAGCTACCGCCGATG CCCATGTTCTCCGTGACGCCCGGCCTGGCCACCAACGCCAGCGCTGCGGCCGCAGCTGCAGCCGCGGCTTTTAATCCGTACCTGAGCCCTGTGTCGCCAGGCCTGATGCCCCCAGAGATCCTGCCCAACACCCCCGTCCTCATGGCTTCCAGCCCCACTGTCAGCCAAGTCCCcaatgctgctgctgcagccCAGAAGCTGCTGAGAACAGATAGACTTGAG GTGTGTCGCGAATACCAGAGGGGAAACTGCTCCCGAGGGGAGGATGACTGTCGTTTCGCCCACCCCGCGGACAGCACAATGATAGACACAAACGACAACACTGTCACCGTGTGCATGGACTACATCAAGGGCCGCTGCTCCCGTGAGAAGTGCAAGTACTTCCACCCGCCGGCTCACCTGCAGGCTAAAATTAAGGCCACTCAGCACCAGGTGAACCAGGCCTCAGCCGCCGCGGCCATG ACTCAGTCGGCTGTCAAATCACTGAAGCGACCCCTCGACGCAACCTTTGACCTG GGTATCGCCCCCAGTGTCATGGCTCCCCTGCCAAAGCGGGCAGCCCTGGAGAAGGCCAATGGGGCCTCTGCTGTGTTTAACACCGGCATGCTCCAGTACCAACAGGCCCTGGCCAGCATGCAGTTTCAGCAGCAGGCTGCTTTCCTCCCATCAG GCTCAATATTGTGCATGACCCCTGCAGCCGGCGTTG tTCCCATGATGCACGGTGGTACTCCAGTCACTGTGTCTGCAGCCACCACATCTGCCACAAGCGTTCCCTTCGCAACTGCCTCCACCAATCAG GACTCTTCCTTATCAAAGTTGACTACCAACGAATACATGCAATTG ATTCCAATAATATCTGCAGATCATCTGAGTAGTCACAAGTACTTGACTCAAATGTAG